One Brassica napus cultivar Da-Ae chromosome A5, Da-Ae, whole genome shotgun sequence DNA window includes the following coding sequences:
- the LOC106377175 gene encoding reticulon-like protein B8 isoform X1: MDGKKLKLRIRRKMRRIMPEKNIVEEAIGDLVDNFTDAVQKNKHDTVASRFNRLFGREKPIHHVLGGGRSADVLLWRNKKISASFLMGATAIWVLFEWINLHFLSLVCYGLLLGMIAQFVWCNASGFLNRSQSRVPRLVLPKDFFADVGVTIGTEVNRGLLFLQDLSCRGNLKQFLMAVFGLWITAIIGSCCNFLTVLYIGFVGAHTMPVVYERYEDEVDGFVDSLLMKFHSHYKKIDSGFLSRIPSGKFGMKKHD; the protein is encoded by the exons ATGGATGGGAAGAAGTTGAAACTAAGGATTAGAAGAAAGATGAGaag AATCATGCCTGAGAAGAACATAGTAGAGGAAGCCATCGGCGACTTGGTGGATAACTTCACGGACGCAGTTCAGAAGAACAAACACGATACCGTCGCTTCTCGTTTCAACCGTTTGTTTGGTCGGGAGAAGCCAATTCACCACGTCTTAGGCGGTGGCAGAT CTGCTGATGTGTTGTTGTGGAGGAACAAGAAGATCTCCGCGAGTTTTCTGATGGGAGCTACTGCAATTTGGGTGCTTTTCGAGTGGATCAACTTGCACTTCCTGTCTCTCGTTTGTTACGGTCTATTGCTTGGTATGATCGCCCAATTCGTTTGGTGCAATGCCTCAGGGTTCCTTAACCG atcacAGTCTAGAGTGCCTCGCCTTGTTCTCCCAAAAGACTTCTTTGCTGATGTGGGTGTGACCATTGGCACAGAGGTTAACCGCGGTTTGTTGTTTCTTCAGGACTTGTCTTGTAGAGGGAACTTGAAACAGTTCCTCATG GCTGTGTTTGGACTATGGATAACCGCAATAATAGGGAGCTGTTGCAACTTCCTAACTGTTCTGTACATTG gGTTTGTGGGAGCTCACACAATGCCTGTAGTGTATGAGAGATATGAAGACGAAGTGGATGGTTTTGTGGATTCTCTGTTGATGAAGTTTCATAGTCACTACAAGAAGATTGATTCTGGTTTTCTCAGTCGAATCCCTAGTGGAAAGTTTGGGATGAAGAAGCATGACTAG
- the LOC106377175 gene encoding reticulon-like protein B8 isoform X2: MPEKNIVEEAIGDLVDNFTDAVQKNKHDTVASRFNRLFGREKPIHHVLGGGRSADVLLWRNKKISASFLMGATAIWVLFEWINLHFLSLVCYGLLLGMIAQFVWCNASGFLNRSQSRVPRLVLPKDFFADVGVTIGTEVNRGLLFLQDLSCRGNLKQFLMAVFGLWITAIIGSCCNFLTVLYIGFVGAHTMPVVYERYEDEVDGFVDSLLMKFHSHYKKIDSGFLSRIPSGKFGMKKHD; this comes from the exons ATGCCTGAGAAGAACATAGTAGAGGAAGCCATCGGCGACTTGGTGGATAACTTCACGGACGCAGTTCAGAAGAACAAACACGATACCGTCGCTTCTCGTTTCAACCGTTTGTTTGGTCGGGAGAAGCCAATTCACCACGTCTTAGGCGGTGGCAGAT CTGCTGATGTGTTGTTGTGGAGGAACAAGAAGATCTCCGCGAGTTTTCTGATGGGAGCTACTGCAATTTGGGTGCTTTTCGAGTGGATCAACTTGCACTTCCTGTCTCTCGTTTGTTACGGTCTATTGCTTGGTATGATCGCCCAATTCGTTTGGTGCAATGCCTCAGGGTTCCTTAACCG atcacAGTCTAGAGTGCCTCGCCTTGTTCTCCCAAAAGACTTCTTTGCTGATGTGGGTGTGACCATTGGCACAGAGGTTAACCGCGGTTTGTTGTTTCTTCAGGACTTGTCTTGTAGAGGGAACTTGAAACAGTTCCTCATG GCTGTGTTTGGACTATGGATAACCGCAATAATAGGGAGCTGTTGCAACTTCCTAACTGTTCTGTACATTG gGTTTGTGGGAGCTCACACAATGCCTGTAGTGTATGAGAGATATGAAGACGAAGTGGATGGTTTTGTGGATTCTCTGTTGATGAAGTTTCATAGTCACTACAAGAAGATTGATTCTGGTTTTCTCAGTCGAATCCCTAGTGGAAAGTTTGGGATGAAGAAGCATGACTAG
- the LOC125609092 gene encoding uncharacterized protein LOC125609092, whose protein sequence is MSSGTVRRVSRQDIQLVQNLIERCLQLYMNQKEVVETLLEQAKIEPGFTELVWQKLEEENREFFNAYYLRLMVKHQIMEFNKLLEQQVRHMQQMHPSALTSVQNTNGSHIQSMNQKQLGYVSEHTDHQSLKPNAHHPMPSSLSNAYLNGSSTLNTNVSPSVNVSTHARRADASPNMISSQQTTNMPPMMQGMNGGGGGMIKSETAYPASFMYGGERNNALEGHSTVRETSIPSFSNESNNNQPIGDTLLDAEASTFGFLGSIPRNFSLSDLTADFSQSSEILESYDKSPFLAPDAENFLESCDRGEYQGDNKRLDTISEGFSYDNLGSE, encoded by the exons ATGTCAAGTGGAACAGTGAGAAGGGTCTCGCGTCAAGACATACAACTG GTTCAAAACCTTATAGAACGATGTCTTCAACTTTACATGAACCAGAAAGAAGTTGTGGAAACTTTACTGGAGCAGGCTAAAATCGAGCCTGGGTTCACAGAGCTAG TGTGGCagaagcttgaagaagagaaccGTGAATTTTTCAACGCGTACTATCTGAGGCTCATGGTGAAACACCAGATCATGGAATTCAACAAGCTACTCGAGCAGCAGGTTCGCCATATGCAGCAGATGCATCCAAGTGCACTTACCTCCGTCCAGAATACAAATGGTTCTCACATCCAATCAA TGAATCAGAAACAGTTGGGATATGTCTCTGAACACACTGATCATCAATCATTGAAGCCTAATGCACATCATCCCATGCCCTCGAGTTTGTCTAACGCATACCTCAACGGCTCTTCAACGCTTAACACAAACGTGTCCCCTTCTGTGAACGTATCAACCCACGCTAGGAGAGCTGACGCTTCTCCGAATATGATCTCATCACAACAGACCACAAACATGCCGCCTATGATGCAAGGCATgaatggaggaggaggagggatgATCAAGTCCGAGACTGCCTATCCTGCTTCGTTCATGTATGGTGGTGAACGGAACAATGCCTTGGAAGGACACTCCACAGTTAGAGAAACCTCGATTCCATCTTTCAGTAACGAGTCCAACAACAACCAGCCCATTGGTGATACGCTACTTGATGCGGAAGCTTCTACTTTTGGGTTCTTAGGATCAATTCCTAGGAACTTCAGCCTTTCTGATTTGACTGCTGATTTTTCGCAGAGCTCAG AGATTCTGGAGAGCTATGATAAATCACCATTCCTTGCGCCAGATGCTGAAAACTTCCTGGAGTCCTGTGACAGGGGAGAGTATCAAG GAGACAACAAGAGATTGGACACCATATCTGAAGGTTTCAGTTACGATAACCTCGGGAGCGAGTAG
- the LOC106452664 gene encoding ganglioside-induced differentiation-associated protein 2-like isoform X1, protein MAEDFSVVVLASDLGVDARPFLTRTDEVDEQENWHDCPQYLGDEDFADLDLLHFFTLQGSDKSGNRIFRVVGKFFPARVVSAERLKKYIFQKISNECPEGPFCLVYMHSTVQKDENSPGITILRWIYEDLPSEIKERLQVVYFVHPGLRSRLVIATLGRLLLTGGLYWKIKYVSRLQYLWEEIKKGEVEVPDFVNNHDNVLEHRPLTDYGIEPDPFHLTEVQSSSFSLNHYENRWVS, encoded by the exons ATGGCAGAAGACTTTTCGGTGGTAGTCTTAGCTTCCGATCTAGGCGTCGACGCTCGACCGTTCTTAACGAGAACCGATGAAGTCGACGAGCAAGAGAACTGGCACGACTGTCCTCAATACCTCGGCGACGAAGACTTCGCCGATCTCGATCTCCTCCACTTCTTCACCCTCCAAGGCTCCGATAAGTCCGGTAACCGAATCTTCCGCGTCGTCGGAAAGTTTTTTCCCG ctcgTGTGGTGAGTGCAGAGAGGCTGAAGAAGTATATATTCCAGAAGATTAGCAACGAGTGTCCAGAGGGACCTTTCTGCTTGGTTTACATGCATAGCACGGTTCAAAAGGATGAGAACTCGCCGGGGATTACCATCTTAAGATGGATCTACGAGGATCTTCCTTCGGAGATCAAAGAGAGACTCCAAGTTGTTTACTTTGTACACCCTGGTCTTCGTTCAAGGCTTGTCATTGCTACTCTCGGTCGCCTTCTTCTAACTGGAGG GTTGTATTGGAAGATCAAGTATGTGAGCAGGTTGCAGTATCTTTGGGAGGAGATAAAGAAAGGGGAGGTTGAAGTTCCTGACTTTGTGAACAACCATGATAATGTGCTTGAGCATAGACCGTTGACGGACTATGGAATCGAACCGGATCCTTTTCACTTAACCGAGGTTCAGTCTTCTTCGTTCTCACTCAACCACTACGAGAACAGATGGGTCTCGTAG
- the LOC106452664 gene encoding uncharacterized protein LOC106452664 isoform X2 gives MAEDFSVVVLASDLGVDARPFLTRTDEVDEQENWHDCPQYLGDEDFADLDLLHFFTLQGSDKSARVVSAERLKKYIFQKISNECPEGPFCLVYMHSTVQKDENSPGITILRWIYEDLPSEIKERLQVVYFVHPGLRSRLVIATLGRLLLTGGLYWKIKYVSRLQYLWEEIKKGEVEVPDFVNNHDNVLEHRPLTDYGIEPDPFHLTEVQSSSFSLNHYENRWVS, from the exons ATGGCAGAAGACTTTTCGGTGGTAGTCTTAGCTTCCGATCTAGGCGTCGACGCTCGACCGTTCTTAACGAGAACCGATGAAGTCGACGAGCAAGAGAACTGGCACGACTGTCCTCAATACCTCGGCGACGAAGACTTCGCCGATCTCGATCTCCTCCACTTCTTCACCCTCCAAGGCTCCGATAAGTCCG ctcgTGTGGTGAGTGCAGAGAGGCTGAAGAAGTATATATTCCAGAAGATTAGCAACGAGTGTCCAGAGGGACCTTTCTGCTTGGTTTACATGCATAGCACGGTTCAAAAGGATGAGAACTCGCCGGGGATTACCATCTTAAGATGGATCTACGAGGATCTTCCTTCGGAGATCAAAGAGAGACTCCAAGTTGTTTACTTTGTACACCCTGGTCTTCGTTCAAGGCTTGTCATTGCTACTCTCGGTCGCCTTCTTCTAACTGGAGG GTTGTATTGGAAGATCAAGTATGTGAGCAGGTTGCAGTATCTTTGGGAGGAGATAAAGAAAGGGGAGGTTGAAGTTCCTGACTTTGTGAACAACCATGATAATGTGCTTGAGCATAGACCGTTGACGGACTATGGAATCGAACCGGATCCTTTTCACTTAACCGAGGTTCAGTCTTCTTCGTTCTCACTCAACCACTACGAGAACAGATGGGTCTCGTAG
- the LOC106452666 gene encoding tubulin-folding cofactor B codes for MATSRLQMEGDDSVLLHVTHSNLKSFAADVRFSPQMNVEAVKEKLWKKCGTSVNAMALELYDESGSKVAVLSDDTRPLGFYSPFDGFRLHIVDLDPSSVTTGGWLEDTSLVEKYTISEEDYAKRTDSYRKFKEKRVAQNPAASEVKTKEEDFMEDLCGNIKVGNRCQVEPGEKRGVVKYVGRAESLGPGYWVGIQYDEPLGKHDGMVKGTRLFECPQLHGGVVRPDKVKVGDYPERDPFEEDEI; via the exons ATGGCGACTTCGCGGTTACAGATGGAAGGAGATGACTCTGTACTTCTCCACGTAACTCACTCCAACCTCAAGAGCTTCGCTGCCGATGTTCGTTTCTCTCCGCAA ATGAATGTGGAAGCTGTGAAGGAAAAGCTATGGAAAAAATGTGGGACATCTGTAAATGCTATGGCTTTAGAGCTTTATGATGAAAGTGGCTCCAAGGTTGCAGTCCTTAGTGATGATACGAGACCACTCGGTTTCTACTCCCCTTTTGATGG GTTTCGGTTACACATAGTTGATCTTGACCCTTCCTCGGTCACAACTGGAGGCTGGCTTGAAGATACTTCATTGGTTGAGAAGTATACTATCTCAGAAGAGGACTATGCTAAACGAACTG ACAGTTATAGGaaattcaaagaaaaaagaGTGGCTCAGAATCCTGCTGCTTCCGAGGTTAAG ACGAAGGAGGAGGACTTCATGGAAGATCTCTGTGGAAATATCAAG GTGGGAAATAGATGCCAAGTTGAGCCAGGGGAGAAAAGAGGAGTGGTCAAGTACGTTGGACGAGCAGAGTCGTTGGGTCCTGGCTATTGGGTTGGAATCCAGTATGATGAACCCCTTGGCAAACACGATGGCAT GGTGAAAGGAACAAGGTTATTTGAATGCCCTCAGCTTCATGGTGGTGTGGTCCGGCCTGACAAAGTAAAG GTTGGTGATTATCCAGAAAGGGACCCCTTCGAGGAAGATGAAATATAA